From Woronichinia naegeliana WA131, the proteins below share one genomic window:
- a CDS encoding IS1634 family transposase, whose protein sequence is MSSSYTVSYYTSFTAKPEEPFPQIIKDCQETLNMEGLSVMDGAFYTAENVGMARSIQWLSRVPLKEATETLANISEDQWQQGEQDGYRWQVRASEYGGEQQRWLVVESAQRIQSDNKAISQKIEKADKVVKKEWQKLCGQNFACEADALTEAQLWPKTLTYHQLSQVEVQTIPYYAKGGRPKQGATPLGFHYRLTGQLSLDSSCLEAASKRAGRFILATNILDSQVLSPDQMLAEYKAQQNTERGFRFLKDPFFFASALFLKNPQRIMALMMIMVVSLLVYTLAQRRLRQALALAHQTIPNQKGKPTAIPTLLWVFQSFLFIRWLEIDGIQTIVNLTSKHKHILSFLGSSCQKYYFVS, encoded by the coding sequence ATGTCATCCTCATATACTGTATCTTATTATACATCTTTTACCGCAAAGCCAGAAGAACCGTTTCCCCAGATAATCAAAGACTGTCAAGAAACGTTGAATATGGAAGGTTTATCGGTGATGGATGGAGCTTTTTATACGGCGGAAAATGTGGGCATGGCGAGGTCAATTCAATGGTTAAGTCGTGTCCCTCTGAAAGAAGCCACTGAGACTTTGGCAAATATATCAGAAGACCAATGGCAGCAGGGTGAACAGGACGGTTATCGTTGGCAAGTGAGGGCTTCGGAATATGGGGGTGAACAGCAACGATGGCTTGTGGTCGAAAGTGCTCAACGTATCCAGTCCGATAATAAAGCTATAAGTCAAAAAATTGAGAAAGCCGATAAAGTTGTCAAAAAAGAATGGCAGAAACTTTGTGGACAGAATTTTGCTTGTGAGGCCGATGCTCTTACTGAGGCTCAACTCTGGCCAAAAACCTTGACTTATCATCAACTCAGTCAAGTTGAGGTTCAGACTATTCCTTACTATGCCAAGGGAGGAAGACCGAAACAAGGGGCTACCCCTCTCGGTTTTCATTACCGCTTAACTGGGCAATTAAGCCTTGATTCCTCTTGCTTGGAAGCCGCATCTAAACGGGCTGGACGTTTTATTTTAGCTACTAATATTCTTGATTCTCAGGTTTTGAGTCCCGACCAGATGTTGGCTGAATATAAGGCTCAACAAAACACCGAGCGCGGCTTTCGCTTTCTCAAAGACCCTTTCTTTTTTGCCTCTGCTCTTTTTCTCAAGAATCCTCAACGCATTATGGCTTTGATGATGATTATGGTTGTCTCTTTATTGGTTTATACTTTGGCACAACGTCGCCTACGACAGGCTTTGGCTCTTGCCCATCAGACTATTCCTAATCAAAAGGGTAAACCGACCGCCATTCCCACTCTGCTTTGGGTCTTTCAGTCTTTTCTGTTTATCCGTTGGTTAGAGATTGACGGCATTCAAACTATCGTTAATTTGACCTCCAAACACAAACATATTCTTTCCTTTCTTGGCTCTTCATGTCAAAAGTACTACTTTGTCTCTTGA
- a CDS encoding helix-turn-helix domain-containing protein has protein sequence MTMLTLNFLDQKTKKELQKALKTEEHAVTRERILIMLLRNEGKTYDEISGLLGCCKRQVWYWCNNGNPKEIESLRDKRKKGNHRKVTEEYIEKLTEIIIKEPEEFGYEFGRWTVARLSTHMEKETGILLGNTQLRNMLKKKRCN, from the coding sequence ATGACTATGCTGACGTTAAACTTCTTAGACCAAAAGACCAAGAAAGAGCTACAAAAAGCCCTTAAAACGGAAGAGCACGCAGTTACAAGAGAGAGAATATTGATTATGTTACTGAGAAATGAAGGAAAAACGTATGATGAAATATCAGGATTATTAGGATGTTGCAAACGACAAGTGTGGTACTGGTGCAATAATGGAAATCCGAAAGAGATAGAAAGCTTAAGAGACAAAAGAAAAAAAGGAAATCACAGGAAAGTAACAGAAGAATACATAGAGAAATTGACGGAGATAATAATCAAAGAGCCTGAAGAGTTTGGATATGAATTTGGACGTTGGACAGTAGCAAGACTATCAACTCATATGGAAAAAGAAACGGGTATATTGTTAGGAAATACACAACTTAGAAATATGCTTAAAAAAAAGCGATGTAATTAG
- a CDS encoding IS3 family transposase, with the protein MVDPKHSELCIQRQCELLGINRSSYYYEPKEISSEELTLLRLLDEQYMKTPFYGSRKMTVYLNTLGYEVNRKRVIRLMNQLGIQAIYPKKRTTLRNPEHQIYPYLLRDLSIEKANQVWCTDITYLPIGKGHFYLVAIMDWFSRKVLSWRISNTMDVYFCKSALEEALSIYGKPDIFNSDQGSQFTSKEFTGCLKQENIQISMDGRGRCYDNIFIERLWRSLKYELIYIYSFEDGKHLTEEVKKWFNFYNKERFHQALEYQMPDQVYWTSLNLA; encoded by the coding sequence TTGGTAGACCCCAAACATTCTGAATTGTGCATTCAACGTCAATGTGAATTATTAGGAATAAATCGTTCGAGTTATTATTACGAACCAAAGGAAATTAGTTCCGAAGAATTGACACTATTGAGACTGTTGGATGAACAATATATGAAAACACCATTTTATGGGAGCAGAAAGATGACAGTATACCTCAACACATTAGGTTATGAGGTAAATCGAAAAAGAGTGATACGATTGATGAATCAATTGGGAATACAAGCAATTTACCCCAAGAAAAGAACAACGTTGCGAAACCCTGAGCATCAAATTTATCCTTACTTATTACGAGACTTAAGCATTGAAAAAGCCAATCAAGTTTGGTGTACCGACATCACCTATTTGCCAATAGGAAAAGGACACTTTTATCTAGTAGCAATTATGGATTGGTTTAGTCGTAAGGTCTTGTCATGGAGGATTAGCAACACTATGGATGTTTATTTTTGTAAGTCAGCATTGGAGGAAGCATTGTCAATTTATGGCAAACCAGACATCTTTAATAGTGATCAAGGAAGCCAATTTACCTCGAAGGAATTTACAGGATGTTTAAAGCAAGAAAACATCCAAATTAGTATGGACGGAAGGGGACGTTGCTATGACAATATTTTTATTGAAAGATTGTGGCGTTCTCTAAAATACGAGTTAATTTACATTTATTCTTTTGAGGATGGAAAACACTTGACAGAAGAGGTAAAAAAATGGTTTAATTTCTATAACAAAGAGCGATTCCATCAAGCTTTAGAATATCAGATGCCAGACCAAGTCTACTGGACAAGTTTGAATTTGGCTTGA
- a CDS encoding transposase, with translation MFLPEQNELSLFFVSSKLTADCIGDILESWWESVKHRFSHIEKLVINQDNGPENHSRRSQFMRRMIDFTESSKLDIQLAYYPPYHSKYNPIERCFGWLEKHWNGSLLDTVETVLNFAKTLTFRGQNPVVKLIEKVYETGVKLSKAGMEKVEARINRLPSLKKWFVEIFAKPL, from the coding sequence ATTTTTCTACCTGAACAGAATGAATTATCTTTATTTTTTGTGTCGTCCAAATTAACAGCAGATTGCATTGGTGACATATTAGAAAGTTGGTGGGAAAGTGTAAAGCATCGCTTTAGTCATATTGAGAAATTGGTGATAAATCAGGATAATGGACCTGAAAATCATTCACGTCGTAGTCAATTCATGCGGCGTATGATTGATTTTACAGAATCGTCAAAGCTAGATATACAATTGGCTTATTATCCGCCGTATCACAGCAAGTATAATCCGATAGAGCGTTGTTTTGGTTGGTTAGAAAAACATTGGAATGGGAGTTTACTGGATACGGTTGAAACCGTGCTTAATTTTGCTAAAACGCTAACATTCAGGGGTCAAAATCCTGTAGTGAAACTGATAGAAAAAGTTTATGAGACAGGAGTGAAGCTGAGCAAGGCTGGGATGGAAAAGGTTGAAGCACGGATTAATCGCCTTCCTAGCCTCAAAAAATGGTTTGTGGAAATCTTTGCCAAACCGCTATAA
- a CDS encoding ISL3 family transposase translates to MDEIAKRKGHQNFVTVVGDLEKGELIEVIDSHQQDKIIEVLMEKPLEVREGVEQVSVDMWVGFPKVIEKVFPNAVIVTDRFHVMKAVNEELNKIRKQTRLNVKIKGEKWLLLKNKEDLKEEELEKLELVLKQSARLRKAYEYKESFREIYEKVNEKEEGRLKFTEWLENAKSIYTDVISTIRRNLDSICNYFLSRTTNGAMEGINNRLKLIKRQAYGFMNFDNMRNRFLACFS, encoded by the coding sequence ATGGATGAAATAGCGAAACGAAAAGGTCATCAGAATTTTGTAACAGTGGTAGGAGACCTAGAAAAAGGAGAATTAATAGAAGTAATTGATAGTCATCAACAAGATAAAATAATAGAAGTGCTGATGGAGAAACCGTTAGAGGTGAGGGAAGGAGTAGAACAAGTGAGTGTAGATATGTGGGTAGGATTTCCGAAGGTGATAGAAAAAGTATTTCCGAATGCAGTAATTGTAACGGATAGATTTCATGTAATGAAGGCGGTGAATGAAGAATTAAATAAAATCCGTAAACAGACAAGGTTGAATGTAAAAATTAAGGGAGAAAAATGGCTATTATTAAAAAATAAAGAAGACCTAAAAGAGGAGGAGTTAGAAAAATTAGAATTGGTGTTAAAGCAATCTGCTCGTCTGCGTAAGGCGTATGAGTATAAAGAGTCATTTAGAGAAATATATGAAAAAGTAAATGAGAAGGAAGAAGGGCGATTAAAATTTACAGAATGGTTAGAGAATGCTAAGAGCATTTATACAGATGTAATTAGCACAATTCGTAGGAATTTAGACTCTATTTGTAACTACTTTTTGAGTCGAACGACGAATGGGGCAATGGAAGGAATTAATAATCGTCTTAAACTAATCAAGCGTCAAGCTTATGGATTTATGAACTTTGATAATATGCGAAACCGTTTTTTAGCTTGCTTTTCATGA
- a CDS encoding transposase family protein — MEARRKYTVRYEEYIYGRVNVSSVEQVSREESLSWDQVNGIYQRQCEVKKRIGKG; from the coding sequence ATGGAAGCCCGTAGGAAATATACGGTGCGGTATGAAGAATATATTTATGGACGAGTAAATGTGAGCAGTGTGGAACAAGTAAGCAGAGAGGAATCTCTATCATGGGATCAAGTAAATGGAATTTATCAACGTCAATGTGAAGTAAAAAAAAGGATTGGCAAGGGGTAA
- a CDS encoding IS1634 family transposase: MNNLNIKDLDHLGIVAGIIDEMGLVEIIDEEVGTHPQEKLSVGTIVKAMILNCLGCINAPLYLLSEFFKGKVLEHLLGEGIKAEDLNDDKLGRSLDKVFGVGVKNRFTKIVLKAAAIFGIEQKSKHLDSTSMSVQGKYKERIEDEEDEQTKAIKIKFGYSRDKRPDLKQFMLNMICSGDGGVPLFMQLGDGNESDKKVFPRFS, from the coding sequence ATGAATAACCTAAATATTAAAGACCTCGACCACTTAGGAATCGTAGCGGGAATTATAGATGAAATGGGTTTAGTAGAAATTATCGATGAGGAAGTGGGAACTCATCCTCAAGAAAAGCTCAGTGTAGGTACAATAGTAAAAGCAATGATATTAAACTGCTTAGGATGTATCAATGCTCCGTTATATTTGTTGAGTGAGTTTTTTAAAGGAAAAGTATTAGAACACCTATTAGGAGAAGGAATAAAAGCAGAAGATTTAAATGATGACAAGCTAGGAAGGTCATTGGATAAGGTATTTGGAGTGGGGGTAAAAAACCGGTTCACGAAAATAGTCCTAAAAGCGGCAGCAATCTTTGGAATAGAACAAAAGTCAAAGCATTTAGACTCAACCTCAATGTCTGTACAAGGGAAGTATAAGGAAAGGATAGAAGATGAGGAAGACGAGCAGACAAAAGCCATAAAAATAAAATTTGGTTATTCCAGAGATAAACGACCAGACCTAAAACAGTTTATGTTAAATATGATATGTAGTGGAGATGGTGGTGTCCCTCTCTTTATGCAATTAGGAGATGGCAATGAATCGGATAAAAAGGTGTTTCCCCGGTTCTCCTGA
- a CDS encoding transposase, producing MSNKKKQYGAQFKAKVALEAIRGEKTVSELASQYEIHPTMINGWKRKVLDEASGLSSLK from the coding sequence ATGAGCAACAAGAAAAAACAGTATGGAGCCCAGTTCAAAGCCAAAGTCGCCTTAGAAGCAATTCGAGGAGAGAAAACGGTATCTGAATTAGCCAGTCAATATGAAATTCATCCAACAATGATTAATGGATGGAAACGAAAAGTATTAGACGAAGCTAGTGGTCTATCAAGCTTGAAATGA